The genomic stretch ACACAGAAAGCGGTAGTGTAGTCATTATAAAATTGAGCAAGTTTATATTTACGTCCAATCCGAATACGTTTTTATTCGGATTATTTATTTTTAATTAAAATTAAAATTAAAGACTAAATCTTAGTATGAATTGATGAGGAGCGAGGAATCAAGCTCGGCATAATTTCAATCATATCACCTGTTTTTTCAGAGAATAAAAGTTCGAACGCTTTATAGGCAATATAATCCAGCGGAACATAGACTGACGATATCGGTGTAGGTAGCATAGTCGCGAGAGGCGTATCGTTGTAACCGACCAAAGCAAAATCTTCACCCGGCAATAAATCCAGTTCTTTTGCCGCAGAGATAACACCTAACGCTAAGTTGTCAGTAACAGCGAAAATTGCTGTCGGCCTGATTGGCAGATTAAAAAGGAGCGCTCCAGCTTTCTGACCTGATTCAAAATCAAAACGTGATGCAATACACAGATCTGGCTCGAACTCGATCCCGGCTTGTGCCAATGCCTGTTTATAGCCTTCCGTCCGGCCTAAGGAATTCGATGAATAATCAGGTCCGGTCACGATACCGATACGTTTATGACCAAGATCGATCAAATGACGAGTCGCAATATATCCACCATGCACATCATTACCGACCACAGAGTTACTGATATGATCAGTACGCAGTACTAATGTATGCGGCACACCAGATTCTCGTAACTTCTCTGTCGCATGGCTATCGATTCTTGAAGTTGCCAGAATGAGCCCATCAACACGCCTTCCCAACAAAGATTCAATCGCTTTTTCTTCCTCTAAAACATCATCCCCACATGTCGCTACAATTGTAAAATAACCGCTTTGCTGAGCTGCTTTTGCCAACTCCTCATACAAAATCGCCATGACTGTATCGGTCAGGCGAGGAACCAGAATACCAATTGTACCCGTTCCACCTCTCCTCAGACTTGATGCCATCACATCACGTGTATACCCCAGTTCTTTTGCGATAATTCTAACTTTTTCTGCCGATTTACTCTTAGATTTAGGTAATCGCTCATCAAGAATACGCGAAACAGTAGATATACTGACTCCTGCCACTTTAGCGACATCCTTTAGCGTAACGGGCAGGGCCTTTACTGTAGCTTTTGAGTTAGTGAAGTCATTCATTAGCGTAAAATTATTTTTGATTATTTATCGATTATAACACCAGAGTCAATGCACCTTCAATTAAGTGTCAAGATTATTTACACATCAACTCTATGTAGCACAATTTCAACTTAGCTTGAGCTTATTTTTATATAAATAGTAAATCATGACATCGCACCACCAAGTTAAATTTACTATTTAGAAAATCAAAAATAAATACGCTTAATATAAAACATGACTCAATATAAAATCACAATCATCACAGGCAGAATAATATTTTTCTTTGTCAAAATGGAATAATACATATCCACACTTTTCCATCCATGTCTTGTACCCCACACTGGTGATCCGCCATGTATCGCACTCCCCCTCCCCCAAACTAAACTGGACACTGGCTATACAGGACACGCCTAACACCAGAGTATGCGTTGCTGTCAGATCTTAGTTTTAAAGGCGGTAAGAACAGCTATGTTCCAAAAGCTATCTACGCTAACCGTAAAAAAGCTGTACCCATAACATTATGTATTTAAACG from Vibrio ostreae encodes the following:
- a CDS encoding LacI family DNA-binding transcriptional regulator, with the protein product MNDFTNSKATVKALPVTLKDVAKVAGVSISTVSRILDERLPKSKSKSAEKVRIIAKELGYTRDVMASSLRRGGTGTIGILVPRLTDTVMAILYEELAKAAQQSGYFTIVATCGDDVLEEEKAIESLLGRRVDGLILATSRIDSHATEKLRESGVPHTLVLRTDHISNSVVGNDVHGGYIATRHLIDLGHKRIGIVTGPDYSSNSLGRTEGYKQALAQAGIEFEPDLCIASRFDFESGQKAGALLFNLPIRPTAIFAVTDNLALGVISAAKELDLLPGEDFALVGYNDTPLATMLPTPISSVYVPLDYIAYKAFELLFSEKTGDMIEIMPSLIPRSSSIHTKI